The segment ggtCATTGTGGCTACAGCAATGCTGCAACATAAATCAGTAGCAGAGCCAAGCATCAAGCACACATTAAACTATCTAGACATGATTTATTCCTTCTCCCAGTCCACTGTTTCAGGGTACATGGTTCAAAGCACActagaataataaaaaaaggtaTGAAGAAGGGAGGTAGAGAAAAGAAGAGATACTTTGTACACAGACAAAGAGTCACCTTCTTTTCAGTTTGTGATGTGTTGGAGGACTCAGGCACCACAGTCTGACTCTTTTCCATGTAGTGAGCATGTTTTGAAGTCTGGTCAAGGTGCACAGTGCCTATTTCTAAATGGTTTTGTACTTTTCAAAGCCTGACTACAGATGTGAACAGGAAGTAAGGGAAAattgttcctttattttttttttcaccaccAAAGCTACTATTTGCATTATGTACTATTTGCATATACTGCTTTTCAGCTGCCTCATCTGAAGAAGGGCCTCTGTCCTGTTGCACATTTCATTCACTGAGTGGGACTGGCATTTGTCATTGCTTTCTGCTGAAAGTGGTCATATCTGTGTGGGTATGTCAGTCCATCCCATTTTCTGTATAGTTTTCTGTAACTAGATCTTAACTGGTTGCAAGTAAAGGCTTCTGCAGACCCACAATAAAACCAGTCTAGCTGCAATTCTGGGTTACGTAACATAATTGGGTAATTGTTTTATAAATGAAAGATATGGAAACTTTGTGCCTAGAACACAACCCAGGCAACTGAATTTCTTCCTGGCTATATGCATGATTTGGGTGAACTACAGCATGCTACTGCCTGCCATGTAGGAGCATAGTGTGATAGCTGGAATGACAATGCGTGGATGGAATTTTAGTGAGCCAGTGGGATAAATGACTGGTACTAAATGTTAGTTCCATGGGAAAATACTAGTGTCTGTGTACTTCCATAAATAGTGTACACTATCTATAAACACCCTCTTGCCACTCTagtaattataaaaatacatatctGGCAACCATGTCCCACTGCATACTGCCAAAGGCATTTATGCTTGTAATGAAGCCTAAGTGTAGGTTAATAACTAGCCACTAAgctaagaaaataaactttctttTCAGGAAGTCTGAGCGCTGATATCTTAATAAACTTGTATcctttcaggtttttattttgaagactCTTGGCTAATGGCCTCTCCTCATTTTAGTTTTTGGAACTTCATATTTCAAATACATGCTAGTAAATTTATTCATAGGGTGTGAGGATAGAAGTGTGTTTTGCCCTACAGGTGGATCTAATTAATCTGATATGTATTTGTGTGGTCAGATCCTGGGTGATCATctggatattttttaattttggtaaGCATGCTGTCTGTCTTGTTTACAACTTTTCTCTGTCACCtgatcaaaacaatttttttgcaGTCTTGTGACTTTTTCTCACTTGCTGGAGGTCAGAGATAGTGTAATGCAACTTTTACTTTTGCAGAAGTGGGAATCCTTGCCAAGTCCTACATTGACCAAGGGCAGCTTATTCCAGATCACATCATGACACAACTAATGCTGAATGAGATAAAAGGTCTAGACCAGTACAACTGGCTATTGGATGGTAAGTTATCATGTTGGATATCACTATATATGGAGAGAAAATCTGCTCTGGAAAACTTAGGACTGCTTTGGTTGCTGGTAGCCAGCTTGTTGTGAAACTTACAGCGGATAGTCTGCCCCAGTTTCTTTGGCTGACAAATGCTTTGGATATACCCTGCCCTCAGAACATTACAGGGATATTTAACTCATGTTGAAAAAGGTAGTTCAACACTccagaaaaatttcaaaactgGCAATTCTGGTATTTTTTATGATAATTTATATGGTATTTCCCCGTTAAAATAGGCATtgagaagtttattttttaaagtattttcatatTAAAGTCCTTGGGAATGGAAAACTTTTGAAGGATGAGGCTTTGAAATTATCTAAATAGCAAGGTAGGAATGTGATGCAGTAACAAATAAGTATGGAAAAGTACTGCAGCAGTGTGGAGTGTAATCAAAACTATTGCTCAATTGCCCTAAGAGGTCTCCTTCATTTGCTGTTTGGTTCTGTTCTCCAGAGTGAACTGTTTTGCAGTTCTGCAGTGTAAGCTCATTGCTTCAGCATTCTTGCTagagagaaaatgcatttgctgcTGTCTTCATGAACTGGATGGCTCTTGTTATTCCAGCCCCTGGGAGTACAGTTGGATGCCCAGCACAAAAATAGTGTCTAGGCTGGATACATGTTTTTCCAGGCTCTAGTCACAACCTGTCTCAgtagataaaaaaattaatggtgTGGCTTTCTATTTAGAAGGAGTGAAAAATCCATAATGGCTTCTGTCCCTGAGTGCTTTATTGTAGTTATATTTATATAGTTGCTCCTACATACAGTGGTATGTTCTGGTGGCTTTAGTCACAGCTGGGCTCCTTCCTGAGAGAAAGACTTTATTCCCACAATGAACAGTACAATGAAACCTACACCATAAAGCAAAGAATGGTAgatattggggtttttttcctttagtttcaGGTCCCGTGTACACATAGTTCCAGTCTTGTGGATCTGGATGTGTAGCAGTATAGTAGTATAGCAGTATAGTAGTAGTAGCTGTGCCCActggcagctctcagcaggaggacTGTGTCAAGACCATAAGAGAATAAATcaatttctgctgcttgttAATGTGCTCCTGCCTTTAAACTTATGCAGCAGAAATTTTGTCTGCATCAGCATTTGTAATGAGATCCAGTGAATTACTCTAGGGATAGCCCTGGCATAATGGGCTTCACAGGAACAACATTGTTCTGTTGAAATATGTTAACCCATAATCTTAAGTGTGGTAACTGCAATGCAGAACAAACAGATGGGGTCAGTTAGCTCAAACCAGAGTTGCAGAACCGCTTGCGTGTTCACTTGGCCAAACACCCATTTACCACCTTACAATACCTTGGTGGCTTCTGGAGTCATAGCAGATGTAGCAGTCTGAGTCATATGTATCTGTGGGTATAATCCATTTAGATTTACATGCTGTATAATCTAGAGCacttttctctgtgttcctgGAATCTTCGTAATTCATCACCTCTTGCAGATCTTTTTCTGTATAGAGAGAACACTATGTAGAAAATGTCAGTTCAATTTCAATGAAATGCTTTCCTAAAGGCACTTCAATTTGTTGAGGAATTTCCTCATTACTCAGTCCAAAGCAAACTCAATTTCCAGCTGCATAGCTTAGAAACATGGTGGCTGCTAATAGAATAAATAACAGCAGTTCTTGAACAGTGTTCAACATCAGTGTTGAAGACCTGGCTCTTCCTCTGCTCTTACCATTTAGAAGCACTTTCATGCAATAATGTGAATTTGTGAGAAATAGGATGAGGGCAGCTCATGACTGTGATGCAAGCCAGGTGCAAAAGACTTAATGCACAAGCAAGGACTTGGTCTGAGTTAATAAACTCTGtctttttgtaatgtttttccTTACTCATGCAATGGACAGATCAACATTATGCAAGAGTTTCTTAAGTTTGTGCCTATCGGTACTTGCCTTTATGAAGAAGTTTACTTGTACAGTATGATGCAAATGAGAAGCTACTGAAGAAAATGAGACTATTCTAGAGTTTTTTGAGGAGAGGAACTGTTCCAGTGAGTATAGGATGCAATAACACATTCTGCAGTAGCTTTGACCACTGAAGATCTTTGctcaatatttcatttcaaattctTTGTGGAGATGTTGGCTTTCTTGGTCTTTGTTCCCACTGCACCCCTCTTAAGTTCCACTAGATTATCTAATAGTTTAAGGCATATAATAGGGAGCCACAGAGTTCATGGGGAAAAATGCAGCATCTTTGAAGTGAAGAGACAGGTTCCTAATCAGCCTGAGTGTTCTCACAGTCATCATATCTGAGGGGAGTTTGATACACTAAAACATTCAGAAACCTTCTAAATCCTGTACTGCCTCTGGTAAATAGATTTGGCTTACTGCAACTGAATAAAACAGGTTTGTAATGGCCACCACCTTAAGCCAGACTTACACAGCTCTGAAAGTAAGATATATCACAAATGTTTCTAGGTAGTTCTGAGGGAAACTCTTCACTGGAGCTTTTATTATTCCAAATGTGTATACAGTGCTTTTATTCAGTGTAGTGGTATAtggtgtatatataaatatgggGTCTTTTTGCACTTATTTTTTGCACTTTTGGGAAGATTATTagctgaaatgaagaaataaaagctgggaggcatttaaaaagttaaaatgcCACGACACACTGAAAGATATTGGAAACTCTGGTGTCTCTTCCATCTTTATAGAACATGACaatgctttttggtttttttttttttgctgtgtaacaattattttctttaatgactCAATCCAGGTAATTTTTGCTATAACTCTGCTTTCAGAATTTTATGAagttgtttcctttaaaaaggtTTCCCCAGAACAGTTGCTCAGGCAGAAGCGCTCGATAAAGAATGTCACATAGACACTGTGATTGACCTAGATGTGCCATTTGAGACCATAAAGTGTCGGCTTACAGCACGCTGGATCCACCCTGCCAGTGGCAGAGTCTACAATCTTGAATTCAGTCCTCCCAAAGTGCAGGTAAGCAATATGCATTGGTGCCGGCACTAAATAAGTACCGCATTGTGTTTGCATAATGtgtttcaaaacacagcagctcagaaCAAAAAGGCTCATCTCATTTCTTGGGAGTACAGAATCTTTCCGGTAACACCATATGCTGGTATGAGGGTATATTAGTGACCTGGCAGAACCTCAAGGTGTTGGACAATGTATTTGTcccctgcagagcagaacaCCATGATGTTTTGTAAGCACTTGTTAAAGCTGTTCACTGATCTGGAATACTGTCTGCCTtgtgcactggaacaggatcTGGGCATGGCTTTAGCCTGTTTGTAGCCTGTACAGTCCAAAATgtagatttcttttccttcctctagAGGAGTAATGCTTTATATATAGGAAACACCAAACCACCAGTCAGAGGAATCCACTTAATGCTATCCCTGTGTTTATATTTAACCAGGATGGGTATTTTcatgggaagagctgctgtACTGCAAAACTGCAAGTCAGGGAAGCTTTTcaacagattaatttttaacagaattttaTGACTTGAGATATTCTAAAGAGGAGATTGAAGATAAAGACTGTACATTGTTACCTTAAATTTTTTAGTGCAACTCAGCTAAAACTAAATAACTTAGCTGTTGTGGCACCACATTTCACTTGGAAGCTCTATTAATTTACATCGGATATACAGCAGGCCCTGTAGTTTTTGAATTTCAGTGTTGCAGGAAAAGAGGCCAGCTTGAAATACCAGGTAAGCACGGGAAGTGAGCAACTGAAAATattgcctttgttttgtttaaaacaagGTGTTTCAAATCATGGTTATTTTCAATTGCAGAAGAGCACAGGCAAGATGGAACAGAGAATTCTCAGACTTACCAGAGTAGGCTTCAGCTGCCAGAGCTTTGCTATTTAGGATCTGTCTTACCTTTCACTAATTAGCAGACTTAACACAACACAGTGGACTGCAATACTTAAATTGAAAACATGGAATAGAGCTAAACAGGTGAAATATGGTTGTCTCTATTATCTTAATAGACCTGCAAAATGCTTGCTTACTTAGTAGGAACATTCACACATTAGGTCCCTACCTCTGTAGGGAAAGCTTCAGCTGCCTCTCATGCCATTTTTTGTACAACTGTTGTTAACTGATAACTCTTCCATTTTGCAACTTAAAATCAAAGGGCCATTAACTCCTTTGCCCATTTTAGCATTGTCAAGTGAAGGTCCAATTGGTCTCTTATTTCCTGTTGTACAGGATTACAAACAGTATTGTTTTCTCTTGCACGTGAAGGTTTTGTCTTCATATTCCCCATATTCTATGAATGTTCCAGAGGACAAATTAGTCAAGTTACTATGATCTAATATTCATTGGCAAtactgagaaaacatttttaactgACAGACTGTTTAACTGGAAAGTCAACAACTTAACATTCCAGACAAGAACACAGGCAGCAGCCTCTATAAGCAGAAATCTACGCCCTGATTAAGTGGAAATTGATCataattaaaatagaaaattacatAAAGCATGCTTTAAGAGAAGTAAAAAGTATACTCTGCTATTTGCTTTTAACCATGATTAGGGCATTGATGACATTACTGGTGAGCCCCTTGTTCAGCGTGATGATGACAAGCCAGAGACTGTCAGCAAGAGGCTCCAGGCTTATGATGCGCAAACAAAACCCGTCCTAGAATATTATCGGTGAGtagtaaaatctgtttttccacATTCCAAAATCTTACTGTGCATCAGCATAGCGAGGAACAGATCTCTCTGCTACAGAATATATTATACCACAACAGTGAGTGTGGTTTGAGTAGCTGTGTAGCTTTCATGAACTCAGTCAGAAGTCAACAGTTGAATGAGTATGATTTTCCAGGGTTGCATGAGACCTTCTGGAACCTGTCTGGTAAAATAACCTGTCACTGCAGCCAGCCACATTTAGCTTTCTAAAGAATGCTATGCATTACTCAATACATCGCAGTAGTGCTATGAGCAACAACAGCTCTGGTGGGTGAAGTAACACACGGTTCCTTTTTTTGCAAGAatttacaatattttgttttctggatgTATAAGTAAAAACTCTGCTAATAAGTGCAAGGAGTCAAGAAGCCATACACAAATAGAGAAACTGTTAATGAGGATTTAAATGTGGCTGTTCTAAGAACAGGACTGTGACTGGACCCAGCTAGCAAGACTCTTTAGGAAGAAGTAGCTAATTCAGAATTGTCATTTGCATTGTGGAGTGGAAATAAATTACTAGTTTAAGAGTCAAAATTATATACAATCTTTCTCTTAATGTAAAGCTGCAAGCATCATACTGCTGATATACAGACATATAGTCGGTCACCATGTAGAGCTCTAGTCTTACCTTGCCTAGACAAAGCAATCAGACTCTGACAACATCAATGGTTGtactttctgtatttccatATTCACCACACTTTGTTGTATTCTTCCAGGACTGTTGAGCAGAAATCAATGTCCAGCCTGCATTTCCAATGCTACAGCTTTCTTGGTGTCACACGTATATTTTCACACTCCTGCCAGGGTAATCTTCAAGTGAGGTGGAGATTTTGGAACAATTAAACAATTTGACATCTGtaatgctttcttctttttcttccttaggaAAAAAGGGTTATTGAAATCCTTTTCTGGAACAGAAACCAATAAGATCTGGCCACATATCTATGCTTTCCTTCAAACCAAGTTGCCAGATGTAAGCCAGAAAGATGCTGCCAACCCCAGGTGAAAATGGGTCAAACTTCTGCTCACCTGCCATAGCTCACTCCCAATTACCTGAGATTCTGCAATCAAGGATTTGTCCAAGTAGTCTACCAGACTCATCAATAATTTAAGTCCAATGCTGTCCTTAACTTACACTACGGTAAAATTTTGTTGCCTGAGGTTACCACTtcaatgctgtatttttttatattaaatataccTAATTTCAAAAATACAGTAACTGTCTTTAACAAAAGCCAGTACTCTTGTGTCTCTTAtttggaaaacacatttcagaatACAGTTTAATTAGAAAACACATTGGCTGATTTACTCAATCAGTAAATGAAGCAATGACAAGAACATGCAGGCACATTCCTTGAACATGTGCCTAGCTGGAGCTAGCCAGAAATTGTTAAGAACAATGACCACTGGGCTGCAAAGAGTCATTTCAGACCAGAGCTTTTGTGTATGGAAACTGATCTTATGGAAAGGTTAGCTTCTTGTTTGCTTACACAGATGTGACTTGATTTTGCTCACCATAAATTATACTTGTACAAATTATCTAAGCAAGTATTATGTTTCTATTTCTGCCCTCAAAGCAACTATTTTGCAGGCATGGGAAATGGAGTTTCAATGATGTGTAATACATTTGGTAAAACCTCTGTTTTTGTGTGACCCTGCAAGACTATCAGTAAAAAGATATTGAACAGATTGTGTAATCTGGTAAACCTGTAGCTAGATAGCTAGATGATCTTGACCAGTGAATGTCTTTTCTACTATCTTGGAAAACAAGTGCTCACTGATGCCAGTGACATGATTTCCAGTGGTCAAAATACTAACTTTGGCATATAACTGTAGCAATTTTTATTGTTGCAACTGGACTGGTTTTCATGAGGTTCTTGTCTCTGACCAGCTCTTGTGTTAATTCACTACATAACTGGAAATACAAACTTCCACAGTCCACAGTTCTTAACAGTCCAGGGACTGCAGACACTGCTATTTTTCAGTGAATCCTCCCAGCCCTTTTTGAATGCTCATCAGAGTAGAAGTTTCAGGAGTCAGCAAAATCTGAGGAACAAACAACTCTGTCTAGGTAATGTCTGAAGTAGCTGTGTCCTAGTAATGCAGGTTCCAATCTCCTTCAGCAGTGACTGTAAACAGCTACAGAGCTGGGTTGTTGACATACCTTGGACTGCATCTGCACATCCAGTTTTAGAATTATGAATATTGAGACATATTTCAGTCTAAAAAGAGATAGCCATTGTAGAATTTGTGAAGTTTTCCCCCTACTATAAATGAACAATATAAACAGCAGCTTCCAGTACAATCAGTTTTCCTTTCATGTAAAGAAAGCTTGCCAAGAAGGTTGACCACTTGTACTGTCCTCTTGAGGAAATGCCTACATACTACAGTAAGAAACCCTGATTAGCTGCTAGTATTCTTACATTTTGATTTCAAtaaaaaagtcaatttttttttcaccagcaTACATAAATTTCAGTGAACCAGAAagaggaggggggaggaaaTCTCATTATTTGACATTTATTTCTGCACCCAGTTTTACCCCCTTAGAAACTTAAGAAATAACTTCTACTGTGTAATAGCAGAAGTTGGATCAATGGCTCCACTGCTAAGGGTAGCAAGTCCCTGTTCTACATTGCCCTTACTACCCTTGCATACGACAGTTAAAAAACAGCCTGAAGttacttgttttcctttaagTTTCCCTTAATA is part of the Camarhynchus parvulus chromosome Z, STF_HiC, whole genome shotgun sequence genome and harbors:
- the AK3 gene encoding GTP:AMP phosphotransferase AK3, mitochondrial isoform X3, with the protein product MTQLMLNEIKGLDQYNWLLDGFPRTVAQAEALDKECHIDTVIDLDVPFETIKCRLTARWIHPASGRVYNLEFSPPKVQGIDDITGEPLVQRDDDKPETVSKRLQAYDAQTKPVLEYYRKKGLLKSFSGTETNKIWPHIYAFLQTKLPDVSQKDAANPR
- the AK3 gene encoding GTP:AMP phosphotransferase AK3, mitochondrial isoform X2; protein product: MCLTGARPAAPPEVGILAKSYIDQGQLIPDHIMTQLMLNEIKGLDQYNWLLDGFPRTVAQAEALDKECHIDTVIDLDVPFETIKCRLTARWIHPASGRVYNLEFSPPKVQGIDDITGEPLVQRDDDKPETVSKRLQAYDAQTKPVLEYYRKKGLLKSFSGTETNKIWPHIYAFLQTKLPDVSQKDAANPR
- the AK3 gene encoding GTP:AMP phosphotransferase AK3, mitochondrial isoform X1, which translates into the protein MCLTGARPAAPPAGEAAAAVPGEDRPGPAGGARRRSLGRRRSCRDPAAPLRARGRSSRDSGDSRDSMVVRPLLRAVIMGPPGSGKGTVSARIIKHFGVKHLSSGDLLRDNMQKKTEVGILAKSYIDQGQLIPDHIMTQLMLNEIKGLDQYNWLLDGFPRTVAQAEALDKECHIDTVIDLDVPFETIKCRLTARWIHPASGRVYNLEFSPPKVQGIDDITGEPLVQRDDDKPETVSKRLQAYDAQTKPVLEYYRKKGLLKSFSGTETNKIWPHIYAFLQTKLPDVSQKDAANPR